The following are from one region of the Etheostoma spectabile isolate EspeVRDwgs_2016 chromosome 17, UIUC_Espe_1.0, whole genome shotgun sequence genome:
- the paox gene encoding peroxisomal N(1)-acetyl-spermine/spermidine oxidase produces MTGDAQIVIIGCGISGIAAAHRLANAGFHHVRILEATARSGGRIKTGKFGDNIVEIGANWIHGPSEENPVFCLARQYRLLDPEALTPENQAMDVGGHPPWVPNVFSSSGRKLNAEDIYPAQEMFAELMDKSSEFESQGGEPWACVGDFIRSEAKRRAAEEWKDIDATTRSLRLCVISNMLKVECCVNGSHSMDEVGLGAYGLYKTLPGLDCTFPGGYEGLIKNLMSELPSGLVTYNQAVRCVHWNNTEKRENPVTIECDDGEKIACDHVIVTVPLGYLKKHHLALFRPPLPLHKLHSIQRLGFGTNNKIFVEFDSPWWDADCEIIHLVWEDEDLMVDHVPDIQRSWIKKLFGFTVLKPTERYGHVLCGWIAGHESEYMETLSEQEVTHTITQLIHRFTGNPTITPRRVLRSQWFHDPWTCGSYSYPGIGCSAQDLDNMMEPMPTKGSQSQPLQVLFAGEATHPCYYSTVHGAVLTGWREADRLISHYSSISPSEAPKSKL; encoded by the exons ATGACTGGGGACGCTCAGATAGTCATTATAGGATGCGGCATATCAGGCATAGCCGCGGCGCACCGACTCGCTAACGCTGGGTTTCATCATGTGCGGATACTTGAAGCGACTGCAAGAAGCGGAGGAAGAATCAAAACCGGCAAATTCG GTGATAACATCGTTGAGATAGGAGCAAACTGGATCCATGGACCGTCTGAGGAGAACCCAGTGTTTTGTCTTGCCCGTCAGTACAGGCTGCTGGATCCAGAGGCCCTCACCCCAGAGAACCAGGCCATGGACGTCGGAGGACACCCCCCCTGGGTTCCAAACGTTTTCAGCAGTTCAG GTCGGAAGCTGAACGCTGAGGACATCTATCCTGCTCAGGAGATGTTTGCTGAGCTGATGGATAAGAGTTCAGAATTTGAGAGTCAAGGAGGAGAACCCTGGGCTTGTGTGGGAGATTTCATACGGTCGGAG GCTAAACGACGAGCAGCAGAGGAGTGGAAAGATATTGATGCAACCACCAGATCTCTGCGACTGTGTGTGATCAGTAACATGTTGAAGGTGGAGTGCTGTGTTAATGGCTCTCACAGCATGGATGAGGTGGGCCTGGGGGCATATGGCTTATACAAGACTCTACCTGGACTGGACTGTACATTCCCAGG tggCTATGAAGGTCTAATCAAAAACTTGATGTCGGAGCTTCCCAGTGGTTTAGTGACCTACAATCAGGCTGTTCGCTGTGTCCACTGGAAcaacacagagaagagagaaaaccCTGTGACGATTGAGTGTGATGATGGGGAGAAGATTGCTTGTGATCATGTTATTGTCACAGTACCTCTAG GATACCTAAAGAAGCACCATTTAGCACTGTTTCgtccccctctccctcttcaCAAGCTGCACTCCATCCAGCGACTAGGTTTTggaacaaacaataaaatatttgtGGAGTTTGATTCACCCTGGTGGGATGCTGACTGTGAGATAATCCATCTTGTGTGGGAAGATGAG GATCTCATGGTGGACCACGTACCAGATATACAGAGATCCTGGATAAAGAAGTTGTTTGGCTTCACTGTGCTGAAACCCACCGAAag GTATGGCCATGTTTTGTGTGGCTGGATTGCTGGGCATGAGTCAGAGTATATGGAGACACTGTCTGAACAAGAGgtcacacacaccatcacacaacTCATCCACAGATTTACGG GAAACCCTACCATCACCCCTAGGCGAGTCCTGCGCTCCCAGTGGTTTCATGACCCCTGGACATGCGGATCGTACAGTTACCCAGGAATAGGCTGTTCAGCACAGGACCTGGACAACATGATGGAGCCCATGCCTACAAAGGGATCACAGTCACAA CCCCTGCAGGTGTTGTTTGCTGGAGAAGCTACTCATCCCTGCTACTACTCCACCGTCCATGGTGCTGTTCTCACTGGGTGGAGAGAAGCTGACAGACTCATCTCTCACTACTCTTCCATCAGTCCGTCGGAGGCACCCAAGTCCAAGCTTTAA
- the mtg1 gene encoding mitochondrial ribosome-associated GTPase 1 isoform X1, with translation MKLYHVLRNVDKFRTVFDFGAREVAHWFPGHMAKGLKQMRASLKSVDCVIEIHDARIPFSGRNPLFQETLDVRPHLLILNKMDLSDLSNKQRILKKLEKNGVRNVVFTDCLKQRDDNIKKLVPLVVEIIESKPRFNREENTNYCLMVIGVPNVGKSSLINSLRRTNLKKGRASRVGGEPGITKAVLTKIQVCERPIMHLLDTPGVLPPKIESVETGMKLALCGTILDHLVGEDIIADYLLYSLNRLGKFSYVEKYDLQEPSDDIQHVLKRIAVKLKKTQRVKAITGVGNITITVPNYTAAAYDFIRAFRKGELGQVMLD, from the exons ATGAAACTGTACCACGTTCTCCGTAATGTCGACAAGTTCAGGACCGTTTTTGACTTCGGTGCACGGGAAGTGGCTCATTGGTTCCCCGGACACATGGCTAAAG GACTCAAGCAGATGAGAGCCAGCCTGAAGAGTGTGGACTGCGTCATAGAAATTCATGATGCCAGA ATCCCCTTTTCTGGAAGAAACCCTTTGTTTCAGGAGACTCTAGATGTTCGACCCCACCTGCTAATTCTCAACAAGATGGACCTTTCTGATCTGTCCAACAAGCAG AGAATCCTGAAGAAGCTAGAAAAAAACGGGGTGAGGAATGTTGTCTTCACAGACTGCTTAAAGCAGAGAGATGACAACATCAAAAAG TTAGTGCCACTGGTGGTGGAAATAATTGAAAGCAAACCACGCTTTAACAGAGAAGAG AATACAAATTATTGCCTGATGGTGATTGGAGTGCCTAATGTGGGGAAGTCATCTCTTATTAACTCATTGAGAAgaacaaacttgaaaaaag GTCGTGCATCACGAGTAGGTGGGGAACCAGGTATAACTAAAGCGGTCCTGACTAAAATTCag GTGTGTGAGCGACCCATAATGCATCTGTTAGACACACCAGGAGTCTTGCCTCCTAAGATTGAGAGTGTTGAAACAGGGATGAAGTTGGCTTTATGTG GAACTATTCTGGACCATTTAGTGGGAGAAGACATTATAGCTGACTACTTACTCTATTCTCTGAACAGGCTTGGAAAGTTCAG TTATGTGGAGAAATATGACCTCCAAGAGCCGAGCGATGACATCCAGCATGTCCTCAAACGCATTGCTGTAAAACTTAAGAAGACGCAACGGGTCAAAGCCATTACTGGAGTGG GGAACATCACCATCACTGTCCCAAACTACACAGCAGCAGCTTACGATTTCATAAGAGCCTTCAGGAAAGGAGAGCTGGGACAAGTAATGCTGGACTGA
- the mtg1 gene encoding mitochondrial ribosome-associated GTPase 1 isoform X2 translates to MRASLKSVDCVIEIHDARIPFSGRNPLFQETLDVRPHLLILNKMDLSDLSNKQRILKKLEKNGVRNVVFTDCLKQRDDNIKKLVPLVVEIIESKPRFNREENTNYCLMVIGVPNVGKSSLINSLRRTNLKKGRASRVGGEPGITKAVLTKIQVCERPIMHLLDTPGVLPPKIESVETGMKLALCGTILDHLVGEDIIADYLLYSLNRLGKFSYVEKYDLQEPSDDIQHVLKRIAVKLKKTQRVKAITGVGNITITVPNYTAAAYDFIRAFRKGELGQVMLD, encoded by the exons ATGAGAGCCAGCCTGAAGAGTGTGGACTGCGTCATAGAAATTCATGATGCCAGA ATCCCCTTTTCTGGAAGAAACCCTTTGTTTCAGGAGACTCTAGATGTTCGACCCCACCTGCTAATTCTCAACAAGATGGACCTTTCTGATCTGTCCAACAAGCAG AGAATCCTGAAGAAGCTAGAAAAAAACGGGGTGAGGAATGTTGTCTTCACAGACTGCTTAAAGCAGAGAGATGACAACATCAAAAAG TTAGTGCCACTGGTGGTGGAAATAATTGAAAGCAAACCACGCTTTAACAGAGAAGAG AATACAAATTATTGCCTGATGGTGATTGGAGTGCCTAATGTGGGGAAGTCATCTCTTATTAACTCATTGAGAAgaacaaacttgaaaaaag GTCGTGCATCACGAGTAGGTGGGGAACCAGGTATAACTAAAGCGGTCCTGACTAAAATTCag GTGTGTGAGCGACCCATAATGCATCTGTTAGACACACCAGGAGTCTTGCCTCCTAAGATTGAGAGTGTTGAAACAGGGATGAAGTTGGCTTTATGTG GAACTATTCTGGACCATTTAGTGGGAGAAGACATTATAGCTGACTACTTACTCTATTCTCTGAACAGGCTTGGAAAGTTCAG TTATGTGGAGAAATATGACCTCCAAGAGCCGAGCGATGACATCCAGCATGTCCTCAAACGCATTGCTGTAAAACTTAAGAAGACGCAACGGGTCAAAGCCATTACTGGAGTGG GGAACATCACCATCACTGTCCCAAACTACACAGCAGCAGCTTACGATTTCATAAGAGCCTTCAGGAAAGGAGAGCTGGGACAAGTAATGCTGGACTGA
- the sprn gene encoding shadow of prion protein produces MSGMNQVVATCWTCLLLSAFLCEPVLSKGGRGGSRGSSRGSHSRSSTAGSYRGGGAYGGTRSRVRVAGRSSAVRVASAAAAGAAVAVALTADKWYASAYRSSKADNSEEELDFYNRTNYFDAQMSGSTQNGSSLSQLVSILIATLSPKYGLLLDSIL; encoded by the coding sequence ATGTCAGGAATGAACCAGGTAGTAGCAACATGCTGGACCTGCCTCCTGCTATCTGCTTTCCTGTGTGAGCCGGTGCTATCCAAGGGCGGTCGTGGAGGGTCCCGGGGCTCCTCTCGAGGCTCCCACTCCCGCAGCTCCACAGCAGGGAGTTACCGGGGAGGAGGCGCCTATGGTGGGACTCGCTCTCGCGTCAGGGTGGCAGGCCGGTCGTCCGCAGTGAGGGTGGcaagtgcagcagcagcaggggcaGCAGTGGCAGTAGCATTAACAGCGGATAAATGGTACGCCTCTGCCTACCGCAGCAGCAAAGCTGACAACTCAGAAGAAGAGCTGGATTTCTACAACAGAACCAATTACTTTGATGCACAAATGTCAGGCTCAACTCAAAATGGATCATCTCTCTCCCAACTGGTTTCTATCCTTATTGCAACACTTTCCCCAAAATATGGACTTTTACTGGACAGTATTCTGTAG
- the echs1 gene encoding LOW QUALITY PROTEIN: enoyl-CoA hydratase, mitochondrial (The sequence of the model RefSeq protein was modified relative to this genomic sequence to represent the inferred CDS: substituted 1 base at 1 genomic stop codon), producing MKGIVTDDAGLFMQMTARTRSAVTQSNLKSRRKVAVARVCLLREKHQQRRRRKRKXLPATLTTTVAVVVVVAVTMAFLCRSAASLLKSPRAAPAVLSACRLYSSGGQYEYILVEKRGEKSDVGFIQLNRPKALNALCDGLMKELKQALDVFEADGEVGAIVITGSDRAFAAGADIKEMQNKTFQDCYRGDFLAHWNRVSQSKKPVIAAVNGFALGGGCELAMMCDIIYAGEKAQFGQPEILLGTIPGSGGTQRLTRAVGKSLAMEMVLTGDRINAQDAKQSGLVSKVYPVDQLVSEAVKCGEKIAANSKLVSAMAKEAVNAAFEMTLAEGNHFEKRLFHATFATGDQKEGMTAFVEKRKASFQDS from the exons ATGAAAGGGATTGTCACGGACGATGCAGGCTTGTTCATGCAGATGACTGCGAGAACGCGCAGCGCGGTCACGCAGTCAAATCTGAAATCTAG ACGAAAGGTGGCGGTAGCTCGAGTTTGTTTACTTCGTGAAAAACACCAACAAAGAAGAAGACGCAAGCGGAAGTAGCTGCCAGCGACACTGACAACAACAGTTGctgtcgtcgtcgtcgtcgctGTCACCATGGCTTTCCTCTGCCGAAGTGCTGCTTCGCTCCTGAAGTCCCCCAGAGCAGCTCCGGCTGTTCTGTCTGCGTGCCGCCTCTACAGCtcag GCGGTCAGTATGAGTATATATTGGTGGAAAAGCGAGGTGAGAAGAGTGATGTTGGTTTCATCCAGTTGAACCGGCCCAAAGCCCTCAACGCTTTGTGTGATGGGCTGATGAAGGAGTTGAAGCAAGCTCTGGATGTCTTTGAAGCTGACGGCGAAGTCGGAGCCATTGTGATCACCGGCAGCGACAGAGCCTTTGCTG CGGGAGCCGACATTAAAGAGATGCAGAATAAGACTTTCCAGGATTGTTACAGGGGAGACTTCCTGGCTCACTGGAACAGAGTGTCCCAATCAAAGAAGCCTGTAATTGCAGCTGTCAATGGATTTGCT CTGGGTGGAGGCTGTGAGCTGGCGATGATGTGTGACATAATCTACGCCGGAGAGAAGGCGCAGTTCGGCCAACCAGAGATCCTGTTGGGGACCATTCCTG GGTCGGGGGGCACCCAGCGACTGACCCGTGCGGTGGGCAAATCCCTGGCTATGGAGATGGTACTTACAGGAGACCGAATTAATGCGCAAGACGCCAAGCAATCAG GTTTGGTGAGTAAAGTTTATCCGGTGGACCAGTTGGTGTCTGAAGCTGTTAAATGTGGCGAGAAAATCGCTGCCAACTCCAAACTGGTCTCTGCTATGGCTAAAGAGGCTGTTAATGCAG CTTTTGAAATGACTTTGGCGGAGGGTAATCATTTTGAGAAGCGCTTATTCCACGCTACCTTTGCTACA GGTGATCAGAAAGAAGGCATGACAGCTTTTGTGGAGAAGAGGAAGGCCAGTTTCCaggacagttaa
- the fuom gene encoding fucose mutarotase, whose product MVVLKGIPSVLSPEMLYALAKMGHGDELVLADANFPASSICASGPKEIRADGLGIPQLLEAILKLLPLDTYVPSPAAVMDLVDSDKQRGLDVPVWGTYTRLLGQVGSQTPLEKVERFAFYERAKKAYAVVATGETSLYGNLILKKGVIPAELLQ is encoded by the exons ATGGTCGTACTGAAAGGAATCCCCTCTGTTTTATCACCTGAAATGTTGTATGCTCTCGCGAAAATGGGCCACGGTGATGAACTGG TTCTTGCGGATGCAAACTTTCCAGCATCTTCCATTTGTGCCAGTGGTCCTAAAGAAATAAGAGCTGATG GTTTAGGAATCCCACAGCTTTTGGAGGCCATTTTGAAGCTGTTGCCCCTGGATACCTATGTCCCCTCTCCG GCTGCAGTCATGGATCTGGTAGACAGTGACAAACAGAGAGGTTTAGATGTCCCTGTGTGGGGCACCTACACCCGGCTCCTGGGTCAGGTTGGGTCTCAG ACTCCTCTTGAGAAGGTGGAAAGGTTTGCTTTCTATGAACGAGCCAAGAAAGCCTACGCTGTTGTGGCAACGGG GGAAACATCTCTGTATGGTAACCTGATACTGAAGAAGGGGGTCATTCCTGCTGAGCTGCTACagtga
- the si:ch211-217g15.3 gene encoding uncharacterized protein si:ch211-217g15.3, protein MFRFSQIVCFSLIFGITAKPYEPWNKLTDEAFQDTVMSIDDKGKMSWGVEVEPPEDMDQTDYDIDPSMRIWKSMTGQDKQPMKAEEDFDELYHPSMVDLLKVQFQNLDAFPAADIQAEPWREDANIKYNQEPEEDKDAIDHPDFKVAKNKAGEEVHVAHSELEKDEDELYHHEGPPVQMELLSREVMGESEVRVHLQPEEDMDDLYHKDPMKLIPYQDDTKAAAPVYLPSQRKHSEPEEDLDDLYHR, encoded by the exons ATGTTCAG GTTTTCTCAAatagtctgtttttctttgataTTTGGCATCACAGCAAAGCCATATGAACCCTGG AACAAACTCACAGATGAAGCATTCCAGGATACAGTTAT GTCCATAGATGACAAAGGAAAGATGTCCTGGGGAGTGGAAGTGGAGCCTCCAGAGGACATGGATCAGACAGACTATGACATCGACCCTAGCATGAGGATTTGGAAGAGTATGACAGGACAGGACAAACAGCCCATGAAAGCCGAAGAAGACTTTGATGAGTTGTACCATCCTTCAATGGTTGATCTCCTCAAAGTTCAATTCCAAAACCTGGATGCCTTCCCTGCTGCCGACATCCAGGCAGAGCCCTGGCGGGAAGATGCCAACATAAAGTACAATCAGGAACCAGAGGAGGATAAAGATGCCATCGACCACCCTGATTTCAAGGTGGCTAAAAACAAAGCTGGAGAAGAGGTCCACGTTGCACACTCTGAACTAGAAAAGGATGAGGATGAGCTGTATCACCATGAGGGTCCACCTGTGCAGATGGAGTTGCTGAGCCGTGAGGTCATGGGTGAAAGTGAGGTCAGAGTTCACCTTCAACCAGAGGAGGACATGGACGACCTGTACCACAAAGATCCTATGAAGCTTATCCCTTACCAAGATGATACTAAAGCTGCTGCTCCTGTGTATTTACCGTCTCAGAGAAAGCACAGCGAACCAGAGGAAGATCTGGACGATCTCTACCACCGCTGA